In a genomic window of Curtobacterium flaccumfaciens pv. betae:
- a CDS encoding zinc-binding alcohol dehydrogenase family protein — translation MTATMRAVVIDAPGGPDVLHLRELPIPIPGPGQVLIRVEAFGLNRSELHFRRGMGHFGTFPRVPGIEAVGTVEAAPGGEFPAGTQVAGLMGGMGRDFDGGYAEYTVVPASSVVPFRSSLDWSLLGAVPEMLQTAHGSLTVGVGARRGDTILIRGGTSSIGLACIVLAKQQGMTVIATTRNPDRTERLHTTGADHVVVDSGRIAETVRRIVPDGVNGAVELIGTDTLPDTLRATAVHGTVSFSGMLSDVWTIPDFYPMAVIPNGVRLTAYSGEASDLPASVLQAFLDTVAAGTVQVPIAKVYPLEGIVQAHRDMEDGTRSGKLVVTIR, via the coding sequence ATGACGGCGACCATGCGGGCCGTCGTGATCGACGCACCCGGTGGCCCCGACGTGTTGCACCTCCGTGAGCTGCCGATCCCGATCCCAGGCCCGGGCCAGGTGCTGATCCGTGTGGAAGCGTTCGGGCTCAACCGGTCCGAGCTGCACTTCCGCCGCGGCATGGGCCATTTCGGGACCTTCCCACGGGTGCCCGGGATCGAAGCCGTCGGGACCGTGGAGGCAGCCCCAGGTGGAGAGTTCCCCGCCGGTACCCAAGTGGCCGGGCTGATGGGCGGGATGGGTCGCGACTTCGACGGGGGCTACGCCGAGTACACCGTCGTTCCGGCCAGCAGCGTCGTGCCGTTCCGGAGCAGCCTCGACTGGTCCCTGCTCGGCGCCGTCCCCGAGATGCTGCAGACCGCACACGGTTCGCTCACCGTGGGCGTCGGTGCCCGCCGGGGCGACACGATCCTGATCCGCGGTGGCACGTCGTCGATCGGCCTGGCGTGCATCGTGCTGGCGAAGCAGCAGGGCATGACCGTCATTGCCACCACTCGCAACCCGGACCGCACGGAGCGACTGCACACCACTGGTGCGGACCACGTCGTGGTGGACTCGGGCAGGATCGCCGAGACGGTCCGTCGAATCGTGCCGGACGGCGTCAACGGAGCGGTCGAGTTGATCGGCACCGACACGCTGCCCGACACGCTCCGGGCGACAGCCGTCCACGGCACCGTGTCGTTCAGCGGGATGCTCTCCGACGTCTGGACCATCCCCGACTTCTACCCGATGGCGGTGATCCCCAACGGGGTGCGCCTCACCGCGTACTCCGGCGAAGCGAGCGACCTGCCGGCATCGGTGCTGCAGGCGTTCCTCGACACCGTCGCAGCCGGCACCGTGCAGGTCCCGATCGCGAAGGTGTACCCGCTCGAGGGGATCGTGCAGGCCCACCGCGACATGGAGGACGGGACCCGGTCAGGCAAGCTCGTCGTCACCATCCGATGA
- a CDS encoding FAD-dependent monooxygenase: protein MANRTAVISGASIAGLSTAYWLRRTGWDVTVIERAAAFRDGGQNVDVRGVARDVLRKMGLFDAVKARNTTETGTVLVDGRGAVTAELPSDGAGGATAELEILRGDLARTILDSLPAGVSFIYGDTVSDVADDAAGVTVTTAKGQCLSADLFVIAEGVRSRTRGMVFDEDDVDQRDLDVTMVFGTIPRTDGDDDRWRWHNAVRGRQVHLRPDPYGTTRAILAYSPGDDVIGLTREQTLAAVRRRYDGVGWEAPRVLDALDTSPDVYIDQLQQIRMRTWHRGHVVMAGDAGWCVTPMGGGGASLALTAGYVLAAELADATKDQAAALTAYETWMRPLVDDVQDLPRGLKALAYPQSRLALALRGLLNKVLMSRPLRPVAMKLTQVAETDRELPVLLDR from the coding sequence ATGGCAAACCGCACCGCTGTCATCTCAGGAGCCAGTATTGCTGGCCTCTCGACCGCCTACTGGCTCCGACGGACCGGATGGGACGTGACCGTCATCGAACGCGCCGCTGCGTTCCGTGACGGCGGACAGAACGTCGACGTCCGAGGCGTCGCGCGCGACGTGCTTCGCAAGATGGGCTTGTTCGACGCCGTGAAGGCACGGAACACCACCGAGACGGGCACCGTCCTCGTCGACGGGCGCGGGGCCGTCACTGCCGAACTCCCCTCCGACGGGGCTGGCGGTGCGACCGCGGAACTCGAGATCCTGCGCGGCGACCTCGCTCGGACGATCCTCGACAGCCTGCCGGCCGGCGTCTCCTTCATCTACGGGGACACCGTGTCGGACGTCGCCGACGACGCTGCGGGAGTCACCGTGACGACCGCGAAGGGGCAGTGCCTGAGCGCGGACCTGTTCGTCATCGCCGAGGGTGTGCGGTCCCGGACTCGTGGCATGGTCTTCGATGAGGACGACGTCGACCAGCGTGACCTCGACGTCACCATGGTGTTCGGGACCATCCCGCGGACCGACGGCGATGACGACCGTTGGCGGTGGCACAACGCCGTTCGCGGACGCCAAGTCCACCTGCGACCCGACCCGTACGGCACCACCCGCGCGATCCTCGCCTACTCTCCCGGGGACGACGTCATCGGCCTGACTCGTGAGCAGACACTCGCGGCGGTGCGGCGCAGGTACGACGGAGTCGGGTGGGAGGCGCCGCGGGTCCTGGACGCGCTCGACACGTCCCCGGACGTCTACATCGACCAGCTCCAGCAGATCCGGATGCGGACCTGGCACCGCGGCCACGTCGTGATGGCCGGTGACGCCGGATGGTGCGTCACGCCGATGGGTGGCGGCGGTGCCTCACTCGCGCTCACCGCCGGGTACGTCCTGGCCGCAGAGCTCGCAGACGCGACGAAGGACCAGGCGGCAGCGCTGACTGCTTACGAGACATGGATGCGCCCGCTGGTCGATGATGTGCAGGACCTCCCTCGTGGGCTCAAGGCTCTGGCGTACCCGCAGTCCCGACTCGCGCTCGCGCTCCGCGGGCTCCTGAACAAGGTGTTGATGTCACGGCCGCTCCGACCTGTCGCCATGAAGCTCACCCAGGTCGCCGAGACCGATCGCGAGTTGCCGGTCCTCCTCGATCGCTGA
- a CDS encoding ASCH domain-containing protein codes for MSDTASGTVHFHQKHHEAIISGEKVTTVRWNESVQVGAATFVFDDHPTAEPVAGTITAVHRYRLDTLTAEQAHQPPETDMRRFGQQLRENYYPEMPDDAIVEVAELTTRPSR; via the coding sequence ATGTCCGACACAGCCTCAGGGACCGTCCACTTCCACCAGAAGCACCACGAAGCGATCATCAGCGGCGAGAAGGTCACCACCGTCCGGTGGAACGAGTCTGTGCAGGTCGGCGCGGCGACGTTCGTCTTCGACGATCACCCGACCGCCGAACCAGTGGCTGGCACGATCACCGCCGTGCACCGGTACCGGCTCGACACCCTCACGGCAGAACAGGCGCATCAGCCGCCGGAGACGGACATGCGGCGCTTCGGCCAGCAGCTCCGTGAGAACTACTACCCCGAGATGCCGGACGATGCGATCGTCGAGGTGGCCGAACTCACGACCAGGCCGTCCCGGTAG
- a CDS encoding helix-turn-helix domain-containing protein: protein MPDQTALETLQARLHQSMPTMAELCTSEDPELFRSLLSRMGDKWTLLVIGVLGDERRRFTELSEVIPGISRRMLTVTLRALERDGLVSRTVHAEVPPRVEYELTNLGRSLQYVALALADWVREHQQVMAGNRQVFDGDGDARDR, encoded by the coding sequence ATGCCGGACCAGACCGCGCTGGAGACGTTGCAGGCCCGGCTCCACCAGTCGATGCCCACGATGGCCGAGCTGTGCACGAGCGAGGACCCGGAACTCTTCCGGTCGCTGCTGTCCCGGATGGGCGACAAGTGGACGCTGTTGGTGATCGGGGTGCTCGGCGACGAGCGGCGGCGGTTCACCGAGCTCTCCGAGGTCATCCCCGGCATCTCACGCCGAATGCTGACCGTGACGCTGCGCGCACTCGAGCGCGACGGGCTCGTCTCGCGGACGGTCCACGCCGAGGTGCCGCCCCGCGTCGAGTACGAGCTCACCAACCTCGGACGGTCGCTGCAGTACGTGGCGCTCGCCCTCGCCGACTGGGTACGGGAACACCAGCAGGTGATGGCCGGCAACCGGCAGGTCTTCGACGGCGACGGTGACGCCCGAGATCGATGA
- a CDS encoding MarR family winged helix-turn-helix transcriptional regulator, with protein MDDVFEMEWNAPQVEAMEALQTWAVAFAELNQLMSSWLDLPTTDANALGQVLWADSSGDPLSPARLGQRIGMTSGSVTVLLNRLEAAGLLTRSREHTDRRRVTLRPTPAARERARAFTERSTAEIAAALQQVPAAELEHHAAFIRRMVDAASDAADRLRG; from the coding sequence ATGGACGACGTGTTCGAGATGGAGTGGAACGCACCCCAGGTCGAGGCGATGGAAGCGCTCCAGACGTGGGCCGTGGCGTTCGCCGAACTCAACCAGCTGATGTCCTCGTGGCTCGACCTGCCGACCACGGATGCGAACGCCCTCGGACAGGTGCTCTGGGCCGACTCGTCCGGGGACCCGCTGTCGCCGGCACGACTCGGGCAGAGGATCGGTATGACCTCCGGCTCCGTGACGGTGCTGCTGAACCGCTTGGAAGCGGCGGGCCTGCTCACACGCAGCCGCGAGCACACCGACCGGCGCCGGGTGACGCTCCGTCCGACACCGGCGGCACGGGAACGCGCGCGGGCGTTCACGGAGCGGTCGACCGCCGAGATCGCTGCCGCCCTGCAACAGGTACCTGCAGCGGAGCTCGAGCACCACGCCGCGTTCATCCGCCGCATGGTCGATGCCGCGTCGGACGCCGCGGACCGGCTCCGCGGATAG
- a CDS encoding MarR family transcriptional regulator, with protein sequence MSTELAPLPGIDAADDRTGRAARLHEYFAALVRHETDVWNAVEKRMRGEGVLSLARLEVLRIVQAAPSGARVQDVATGVGTSIAAASRLLDRLAADGFLERSTDPDDRRSVRSVLSPQGRDAFALADERFDQALDAVLSDADATAIADGIAALERLQSTLEARR encoded by the coding sequence ATGAGCACGGAACTCGCCCCCCTCCCTGGAATCGACGCCGCGGATGACCGGACCGGGCGAGCGGCGCGTCTGCACGAGTACTTCGCCGCGCTGGTGCGGCACGAGACCGACGTGTGGAACGCGGTCGAGAAGCGGATGCGGGGCGAGGGTGTGCTGAGCCTGGCCCGACTGGAAGTGTTGCGGATCGTCCAGGCGGCCCCATCGGGCGCCCGGGTGCAGGACGTCGCGACCGGCGTCGGGACGTCGATCGCTGCAGCCAGTCGCTTGCTCGACCGGCTCGCCGCCGATGGTTTCCTCGAGCGTTCGACGGACCCGGACGATCGGCGCAGTGTCCGCAGTGTGCTCTCACCCCAGGGGAGAGACGCCTTCGCCCTCGCGGACGAGCGGTTCGACCAAGCGCTGGACGCCGTGCTCTCGGATGCCGATGCCACGGCGATCGCAGACGGCATCGCGGCACTCGAGCGCCTGCAGTCGACGTTGGAGGCAAGGCGATGA
- a CDS encoding ester cyclase, with the protein MTTDTRLSFLRFVDFINSADPSIGETVIAPEAAFLTPFSPEPLRGLPGYLQILTIMRGAFSDIQWSIDRIVVEGDTVAARFELRGTHDGEFLGVPATGRTVVANASNFYRFDEGLIVDEVGQPDVLSILGQIGALPPALG; encoded by the coding sequence ATGACCACAGACACACGCCTCTCGTTCCTGCGATTCGTCGACTTCATCAACAGCGCCGACCCGTCCATCGGTGAGACGGTCATCGCACCGGAGGCGGCGTTCTTGACGCCGTTCTCGCCCGAGCCGCTGCGCGGGCTGCCGGGGTACCTGCAAATCCTGACGATCATGCGGGGCGCGTTCTCTGACATCCAGTGGAGCATCGACCGGATCGTCGTCGAGGGCGACACGGTCGCAGCACGTTTCGAACTCCGCGGCACGCACGACGGCGAGTTCCTCGGTGTCCCCGCTACGGGGAGGACGGTGGTCGCGAACGCGAGCAACTTCTACCGTTTCGACGAGGGACTGATCGTCGACGAGGTCGGTCAGCCGGACGTGCTCAGCATCCTCGGGCAGATCGGGGCGCTCCCGCCGGCACTCGGCTGA